Sequence from the Streptomyces sp. R33 genome:
GCGTGCCGGTGATCCGCTTGGCGGCGAACTGGCCGGAGACGCGCAGGTCCTCGAAGGCGTTGGAGACGCCGCCGGTGGCCGTGTTGGCCTCCACCCGCGCGTCTGCGGGGTGCGGGAGGCGGATCGCGACCTGCCCGGACACGGAGTTGAGGGAGATGTCCACCGGCCGCGGCTCGGCCGCGTCGAGGGCCAGGTCGATGAGCATGTCGCCGCTGACGGAGTCGGCGCGTACGGTGCCGCCGGCGCCGTCGACCACGGTCAGGCCTCCGGAGACGGAGTGGAAGCCGAGCCCGCCGGTGAGGGACTGGGCCTCGACGCTGCCGGAGACGGTCTTCGCGTTGACCTTGCCGGACAGGCCGACCAGCGTGACGTCGCCGGAGACCCCGTTGACGTCCGTGTCGGCGCGGATGCCGGAGACGACGGAGGTGGCGCTGACCGTTGCCAGCTGCACGTGGGTGGCGGCGGGGACCGTGAGGGTGACGGTGGCCCTGCGCTCCCAGGCCTTGCGGCCCGGGCCGGAGCGGGACCAGGCCTTCCAGGGCTTGCCCTCGAACCACTTCTTGAGGTCCTGGGAACCGTTCCAGGGCAGGTCTTCGTAGGACACGGTGAGGGTGCCGCCCTCCTGGACGACGTACAGCGGCGGCCCGTCGACCGCGGCCACCTCGAGGCGGGCCGGACCCTCGTCGGCGACGACGTTCACCGTGCCGCCGACGAGGCGGACGCGGAGCTCGGTCACCGGCTCCTCGAAGGTGAGCTTCTGCGGTTCGGCGACCGACCACGTCTTCTGCTCTGCCATGGTGCTGATCCTCCTCGGCGTACGGACACGGCACGCAACATATCGCGTCTTCTGGATAACACGATATATCGCGGATGCTCGAAGTCAAGCGCCTGCCGCAACCCGGCCCCGCCGGCGTTTCGAGGCGCGTGGATTACGGGGCCGGCCCCCGACAGCGGCGCCGCGCGCGAGCGCAGGGCTCGGCCCCGCCACGGCGCGGACACGGGGCTGCGGGCCCGGAGACGGTGGCGGCGGAGCCGGCGGACTCCGGCCCCGCAGACGTTCCGGGCGCGGGTGATCGGGGTCGAGCCCCGGCAGGGGCTACGCGGCCAGGAGGGGGCTGGCGTGGTGGTGGAGCCAGGCGCGGTACGGGGGTGTGCGGAGGGCGGCCTCGCGGTAGGCCGCCCGGAGGTCTTCGAAGACCTCGGCATGCGCACCGGGTCGCGTGGCCAGCAGCAGCCGGACCGCCAGGGGGTCGCCGGACAGCGGCCGTATGGCCATGTCGTCGCGCGGCCCGGAGGTCGGCTGGCAGGGGGCCACCGCCTCGCCGGAGATGATCAGCGAGGTCGCGGTGTGGTAGTCGGCGTGCAGGACGGGCGGGTCCAGCCCGGCACCGGCGAACACCCGGCGCAGGCCGTCCCATTCGCCGTCCACGGAGGGGTCGACCGTCCACCGGTCGGCCGCCAGGTCCTGTAACTCCACCACCGGCCGGCGAGCCGCCGGATGGTCCCGGGACATCGACACGAACTGCGGCTCCCGCTCCATCAGGACCCGCAGCTCCAGCCCGGCCGGCACCCGCAGCGGGCTGCCCTCCACCTCGTGGACGAACGCCACGTCCAGCTGCCCCGAAGCCACCATGCGCAGCAGCGCGTTGGCGGACACGTCCACCATCAGCGAGGTCTCGAAGTCCGGCATCCGGCGGTGGATCCGGCGCAGCCACCCCGGTATCGCGCGGCTGGCGGTGGAGCCGATGTTCAGCCGCGGCCCGCGGGCCAGCGCCCGGGCCTCGGCGACGAGGGCGGCCATCTCGGCCAGCAGCGGGCGGGCCCGGCCCAGGACGGTGCGGCCGAACGGGGTGGGCCGGCAGCCGGTGCGCTCACGCAGGAACAGCTCGCCGTCCAGGGCGCGTTCGATGCGGCGCAGCTGGGTCGTCAGGGAGGGCTGGCTCACGCCGAGCTGCCGCGCGGCTTTGTGCAGACTGCCGGCGTCGGCAATGGCGCACAGTGCGCGCAGGTGCCTCACCTCGAGCTCCATGACCCGAGAGTAGGCCGGTCCCAGCGGACCGCACCAGCCACTGATACCCCACCGAATCCCGCCATTCTCATGGAAGTTGACCTTCCGAAATCCCCCGATAGGCCGGCGCTATCGGGGGCTGACATCATCCGCCGGCCGCTCCCGCTCCCGCAGACTCCGGTACCGAACGACCCACCCCCCACCGGATCCGAGTAGGAGCCCCCCACATGCGCCACTCCCGTATGCCCCGAAAGGCCGTACTGGCCACCACCGTCGGCCTCGGCCTCGCGGCCGCCCTCGGCGTGGTCCCCACCGCCAGCGCCGCCTCCGCCCCCGCGCCCGTCGGCAATGCCGCGACGTACGCGGCGTACGAGCACTCGCAGGAGAACCAGGACGCCAACCGCGCCTTCTTCGAGGCCGTGCAGCGCTCGGTCGCCGAGCAGCGCGCCGCGAACCCCGGTGCCCTCGCGGTGACCGTCACCTACAACACGCGCAACGCGCCCAGCTTCCGCAGCCAGATATCCCGCT
This genomic interval carries:
- a CDS encoding DUF4097 family beta strand repeat-containing protein; protein product: MAEQKTWSVAEPQKLTFEEPVTELRVRLVGGTVNVVADEGPARLEVAAVDGPPLYVVQEGGTLTVSYEDLPWNGSQDLKKWFEGKPWKAWSRSGPGRKAWERRATVTLTVPAATHVQLATVSATSVVSGIRADTDVNGVSGDVTLVGLSGKVNAKTVSGSVEAQSLTGGLGFHSVSGGLTVVDGAGGTVRADSVSGDMLIDLALDAAEPRPVDISLNSVSGQVAIRLPHPADARVEANTATGGVSNAFEDLRVSGQFAAKRITGTLGAGTGTLRATTVSGSIALLRRPAADAPAAPLVLDKKVL
- a CDS encoding LysR substrate-binding domain-containing protein; its protein translation is MELEVRHLRALCAIADAGSLHKAARQLGVSQPSLTTQLRRIERALDGELFLRERTGCRPTPFGRTVLGRARPLLAEMAALVAEARALARGPRLNIGSTASRAIPGWLRRIHRRMPDFETSLMVDVSANALLRMVASGQLDVAFVHEVEGSPLRVPAGLELRVLMEREPQFVSMSRDHPAARRPVVELQDLAADRWTVDPSVDGEWDGLRRVFAGAGLDPPVLHADYHTATSLIISGEAVAPCQPTSGPRDDMAIRPLSGDPLAVRLLLATRPGAHAEVFEDLRAAYREAALRTPPYRAWLHHHASPLLAA